A region of Pempheris klunzingeri isolate RE-2024b chromosome 15, fPemKlu1.hap1, whole genome shotgun sequence DNA encodes the following proteins:
- the wrnip1 gene encoding ATPase WRNIP1, translated as MATVPDSVQCPVCLKDFQPATINGHLDVCLLKSAADSSPSEDREPPLKKPRITSEPVPPSPGVNDTVASCSSMAGTPSASAFSLFQTTKSKGTGQTERKWLLPSKQTPANKGVKRDLPSEAESEGETVRSQPSGPNKQTLNASNVLSLRTATKPLAEVLRPNTLEEYFGQSKVVGQHTLLRSLLDTQEIPSVILWGPPGCGKTTLAHIIASSCKKKGTARFVTLSATSASINDVREVIKQAQNELRLCKRKTILFIDEIHRFNKSQQDSFLPHVERGTVTLIGATTENPSFQVNAALLSRCRVLVLEKLSVEAMGSILDRAVATLGISVLGREPANPKDPDQSDGQEPKIFIEQKALDTIAYLCDGDARAGLSGLQLAVQAQLSFAQPNTLGQDGSQGILVTEEHIKEGLQRSHILYDKAGEEHYNCISALHKSLRGSDENASLYWLGRMLEGGEDPLYVARRLVCFASEDVGMADPSALPQAVSAFQACHFIGMPQCEVILAQCVVYLARAPKSVDIYKAYGNVKACLRNHKGPLPPVPLHLRNASTNLMKQLGYAKGYKYNPAFSGPVEQEYLPEELQGIDFFTWTPSDP; from the exons ATGGCCACCGTGCCGGACTCGGTGCAATGTCCCGTCTGTTTAAAAGACTTCCAACCCGCCACAATTAACGGACACCTCGACGTGTGTCTGCTGAAAAGCGCTGCCGACAGCAGTCcgtcagaggacagagagccTCCTCTGAAGAAACCTCGCATCACCTCGGAGCCTGTACCACCCAGCCCAGGTGTCAACGACACTGTGGCCAGTTGCTCTTCCATGGCAGGGACACCCTCAGCTTCGGCGTTTTCTCTGTTTCAAACCACCAAGAGTAAAGGCACAGGTCAGACTGAACGGAAATGGTTACTTCCGAGTAAACAAACTCCTGCCAACAAGGGTGTTAAACGTGATTTGCCGAGCGAGGCTGAGTCAGAAGGAGAGACCGTAAGGAGCCAACCCTCCGGACCAAACAAACAGACCCTGAACGCATCAAATGTTTTATCACTGCGAACTGCGACTAAGCCTTTGGCGGAGGTCCTGAGACCAAACACACTGGAGGAATACTTTGGCCAAAGTAAAGTTGTAGGCCAGCATACACTCCTGCGGTCACTCCTGGACACCCAGGAAATACCGTCTGTGATCCTCTGGGGGCCGCCGGGATGTGGAAAG ACCACTCTAGCTCACATCATTGCCAGCAGCTGTAAAAAGAAGGGAACTGCTCGTTTTGTCACCCTGTCTGCCACCAGCGCCTCCATCAATGACGTCAGAGAGGTGATCAAACAGGCTCAGAATGAGCTCCGACTGTGCAAGAGGAAGACCATCCTGTTCATCGATGAAATTCACCGCTTCAACAAATCCCAACAG GACAGCTTCCTTCCTCACGTGGAGCGCGGGACAGTAACTCTGATCGGGGCAACCACAGAAAATCCGTCCTTCCAGGTGAATGCTGCCCTGCTGAGCAGGTGCCGGGTGCTGGTTCTGGAGAAGCTGTCTGTGGAGGCGATGGGCTCGATCCTGGACAGGGCCGTGGCCACACTGGGGATCAGCGTCCTGGGACGAGAACCAGCAAATCCCAAAGATCCAGACCAATCAGATGGACAGGA GCCAAAGATTTTCATCGAACAGAAAGCTCTGGACACCATAGCCTACCTTTGTGATGGTGACGCAAGAGCAGGACTCAGTGGTCTGCAGCTGGCTGTTCAGGCTCAGCTGAGCTTTGCGCAGCCCAACACATTAGGACAAGATGGCTCTCAGGGAATACTGGTGACGGAGGAGCACATAAAGGAAGGCCTCCAGAGGTCCCACATTCTCTATGATAAAGCTG GTGAGGAGCATTACAACTGTATCTCAGCATTGCATAAGTCTCTGAGAGGCTCTGATGAGAATGCGTCTCTCTACTGGCTGGGCCGCATGCTGGAGGGCGGTGAGGATCCTCTTTATGTGGCTCGCAGACTGGTCTGCTTTGCCAGTGAGGATGTGG GTATGGCAGATCCCTCCGCTCTTCCTCAGGCCGTGTCCGCCTTCCAAGCCTGTCACTTCATCGGGATGCCTCAATGTGAG GTGATCCTGGCCCAGTGTGTCGTCTATTTGGCTCGAGCACCCAAGTCTGTTGATATCTACAAGGCTTATGGTAACGTTAAGGCCTGTTTGAGGAACCACAAGGGCCCCCTGCCTCCTGTCCCCCTGCACCTTCGTAACGCTTCCACCAATCTCATGAAACAACTGGGCTACGCTAAAGGCTACAAGTACAACCCAGCCTTCAGCGGCCCAGTGGAGCAGGAGTACTTACCTGAGGAGCTGCAGGGAATCGACTTCTTCACCTGGACACCTTCAGACCCATGA
- the LOC139214478 gene encoding chymotrypsin-like elastase family member 3B, which yields MEVVLVLLLVVTTVSGCGVSSYQPNTNRVVNGEEARPYSWPWQVSLESFFPTCGGTLIAPDWVLTAAHCITFHTYRVVLAEHDMNKDEGPEQSIMVAKMFIHPKWNDNCVSCGNDIALLKLEKSAVINDKVQPACLPQHGDNLAHNQPCYVTGWGRLYSGGPQATTLQQALLPVVDHSTCSQSDWWGSSAKTTMVCAGGESKSACHGDSGGPLNCKGRDGKWYVQGVTSFVDGRGCNTPQRPTVFTRVASFLPWISETMAQN from the exons ATGGAAGTGGTACTAGTCCTCCTCCTGGTTGTTACAACAG TGTCTGGGTGTGGTGTATCCAGCTACCAGCCCAACACAAACCGTGTGGTGAATGGGGAAGAAGCCCGTCCATACAGCTGGCCATGGCAGGTTTCTTTGGAGTCTTTCTTCCCCACTTGTGGAGGAACACTTATCGCTCCTGACTGGGTCTTGACTGCTGCACACTGTATCAC ATTCCATACATACAGGGTGGTTCTTGCGGAGCATGACATGAACAAAGATGAAGGACCTGAACAGTCCATTATGGTGGCAAAAATGTTCATCCACCCCAAATGGAACGACAACTGTGTGTCTTGTGG GAATGACATTGCCCTGCTTAAACTGGAGAAAAGTGCGGTTATCAATGACAAGGTTCAGCCGGCTTGCCTGCCACAGCACGGTGATAATCTCGCCCACAACCAGCCCTGCTATGTCACGGGCTGGGGCCGCCTCTACT CTGGTGGTCCTCAGGCAACTACACTCCAGCAGGCCCTACTTCCTGTGGTGGATCACAGCACCTGCAGTCAAAGTGACTGGTGGGGTAGCTCGGCAAAGACAACAATGGTctgtgcaggaggagagagcaagTCGGCATGCCAT GGCGACTCAGGAGGCCCTCTGAACTGTAAGGGCAGAGATGGTAAGTGGTATGTACAAGGAGTGACTAGTTTTGTGGATGGACGGGGCTGTAATACACCTCAGAGGCCCACAGTCTTTACCCGTGTGGCATCTTTCCTCCCCTGGATCAGTGAG ACCATGGCTCAAAACTGA